The Lentzea guizhouensis genome contains a region encoding:
- a CDS encoding response regulator: MQQAGLVLVVEDEDPVRRYTVSLLEELGYTVVQAVDGTEAIAILRERRAEISAMLLDHSMPGLSGGEVLTEVEREGLSVPVVLTSGHDRTVLERRFAGHDVAGYLQKPFRIEALDETVRLAVARRAQAS, from the coding sequence ATGCAGCAAGCCGGTCTGGTGCTCGTGGTCGAGGACGAGGACCCCGTGCGGAGGTACACCGTCAGCCTGCTCGAGGAGCTGGGCTACACCGTCGTGCAGGCGGTGGACGGCACCGAGGCGATCGCGATCCTGCGCGAGCGCCGTGCGGAGATCAGCGCGATGCTGCTGGACCACAGCATGCCGGGCCTGTCCGGCGGCGAGGTGCTGACCGAGGTCGAACGCGAAGGGCTGTCCGTGCCCGTCGTGCTGACCAGCGGCCACGACCGCACCGTGCTGGAACGCCGGTTCGCCGGTCACGACGTGGCGGGCTACCTGCAGAAACCGTTCCGGATCGAGGCGCTCGACGAGACCGTGCGGCTCGCCGTCGCCAGGCGCGCTCAGGCGTCCTGA
- a CDS encoding DUF4360 domain-containing protein, translated as MRKATAAAGLAVLFTLSSTPANADVIPSERVTIDVVTINGSGCRQGTAEVVVAPDNTSFWVLYSDYLAQAGKGAGATDFRKNCQLNLQINIPQGFTYGIAEATYGGFAHLERGATGHQWVNYYFQGQSANNQKKHTFTGPVDDNWRVTHRTEFADIVYAPCGEKRNLNVNSALRVDKGSADPNANSFMTMDYARGEVRTLFQFSWKRCD; from the coding sequence ATGCGCAAAGCGACGGCAGCGGCCGGTCTGGCCGTGCTGTTCACATTGTCTTCCACACCCGCGAACGCCGATGTCATTCCTTCGGAGCGGGTGACGATCGACGTGGTGACGATCAACGGGTCCGGGTGCAGGCAGGGCACCGCGGAAGTGGTCGTCGCCCCGGACAACACGTCGTTCTGGGTGCTCTACAGCGACTACCTGGCTCAGGCGGGCAAGGGCGCGGGCGCCACCGACTTCCGGAAGAACTGCCAGCTCAACCTGCAGATCAACATTCCGCAGGGCTTCACCTACGGCATCGCGGAGGCCACCTACGGCGGTTTCGCGCACCTCGAACGCGGCGCGACCGGGCACCAGTGGGTGAACTACTACTTCCAGGGCCAGTCGGCGAACAACCAGAAGAAGCACACCTTCACCGGGCCGGTCGACGACAACTGGCGGGTGACCCACCGGACCGAGTTCGCGGACATCGTCTACGCGCCGTGCGGCGAGAAGCGCAATCTCAACGTCAACAGCGCCCTGCGCGTCGACAAAGGTTCAGCGGACCCGAATGCGAACAGTTTCATGACGATGGACTACGCGCGTGGCGAGGTGCGCACGTTGTTCCAGTTCTCGTGGAAGCGCTGCGACTAG